The Microbulbifer hydrolyticus genome has a segment encoding these proteins:
- a CDS encoding sigma-E factor negative regulatory protein, with the protein MSHGNHQQRLNESLSALMDGEASELEIQRLLKESDASSSGIHERWSRYQLAGNVLRGEKVAPVDLGLAARISAAIADEPAFAEPAQPSAANDTGDAGRSRWWRPLSRGAVAATVAFAAVLGVQQMQAPQPGGDLVAEVERPTQQPVQSVPQPSGFYVPTPTLNTRAVSTAPQLVPEQRIGAPSPQVQVVPSPELMRHLNRVMIEHSEQAARVGSQGMVPFARATYGERAPEQPE; encoded by the coding sequence ATGTCCCACGGGAATCATCAACAGCGTTTGAATGAGTCGCTATCCGCATTGATGGATGGCGAGGCCTCCGAGCTGGAGATTCAGCGCCTGCTTAAAGAGAGCGATGCCTCCAGCAGTGGCATCCACGAGCGCTGGTCGCGCTATCAGCTGGCGGGTAATGTGCTGAGGGGCGAGAAAGTGGCTCCGGTCGATCTCGGCCTCGCCGCCAGGATCTCCGCGGCGATTGCGGATGAACCGGCCTTTGCCGAGCCTGCACAGCCGTCTGCGGCCAACGATACCGGCGACGCCGGGCGCAGTCGTTGGTGGCGGCCCTTATCACGCGGTGCAGTGGCGGCAACGGTAGCCTTCGCTGCGGTGCTGGGTGTACAGCAGATGCAGGCGCCGCAACCGGGTGGCGACCTGGTGGCTGAGGTAGAGCGTCCCACACAGCAACCGGTGCAGTCTGTCCCGCAGCCCAGTGGCTTCTATGTGCCTACGCCCACCCTGAACACGCGTGCGGTAAGTACCGCACCGCAATTGGTGCCAGAGCAGCGTATTGGCGCTCCGTCGCCGCAGGTGCAAGTGGTGCCCTCTCCTGAGCTGATGCGTCACCTCAACCGGGTTATGATTGAGCACTCCGAACAGGCGGCTCGTGTAGGAAGTCAGGGTATGGTGCCCTTTGCCCGCGCTACCTACGGTGAACGCGCGCCGGAGCAGCCAGAGTAG
- the rpoE gene encoding RNA polymerase sigma factor RpoE produces MTGQQASPSDRQLVERVQKGDKRAFDLLVLKYQHKIMAVVSRYINDHAEVNDVVQEAFIKAYRALGNFRGESAFYTWMYRIAINTAKNYLVSRSRRPPSSDVDLEDAEYYSGADLLRDNETPENQLFRDQLEATVHRAIRELPEDLRSAVTLREMEGLSYEEIAEVMSCPVGTVRSRIFRAREAIDRAVQAAMAGEPEPADGRG; encoded by the coding sequence ATGACAGGGCAACAGGCGTCACCGAGTGACCGCCAACTGGTGGAGCGTGTCCAGAAAGGGGACAAGCGCGCCTTTGACCTGCTGGTGCTCAAGTATCAGCACAAGATTATGGCTGTGGTCAGCCGTTACATTAACGATCATGCAGAAGTGAACGATGTGGTCCAGGAAGCCTTTATCAAGGCGTACCGGGCGCTGGGCAATTTCCGTGGGGAAAGTGCTTTTTATACCTGGATGTATCGCATCGCCATCAATACTGCAAAAAACTACCTGGTCTCGCGCAGCCGGCGGCCACCGTCTTCCGATGTGGACCTGGAGGATGCCGAATACTATTCCGGCGCCGACCTCCTGCGGGACAACGAAACACCCGAAAACCAGCTTTTCCGCGACCAGCTCGAAGCCACCGTGCACCGCGCGATTCGCGAGTTGCCAGAGGACCTGCGCTCGGCGGTCACTTTGCGGGAAATGGAGGGGCTCAGCTACGAGGAGATTGCCGAGGTCATGAGCTGCCCTGTGGGTACGGTGCGTTCGCGTATCTTCCGTGCACGGGAAGCCATCGACCGTGCAGTCCAGGCCGCTATGGCCGGGGAGCCGGAGCCGGCGGACGGGCGCGGCTGA
- the nadB gene encoding L-aspartate oxidase yields MTISESNHKKQYDVLVIGSGAAGLTLALHLAARHRVALLSKQRLRDGSTWFAQGGIAGVLDETDSVDAHIADTLDAGAGLCHPDAVRFTVESSREAVHWLINQGVDFTREDDGDYHLTKEGGHSHRRIIHSADATGRAVHSTLIEQVRNTPNIDCFEHHIALDLIRQPDASTGRFRCAGSYVYNKKTEEVEVFQGRAVVLATGGAAKAYLYTSNPDGASGDGIAMAWRAGCRVANMEFNQFHPTCLYHPKAKSMLITEALRGEGAQLKLPNGERFMQRFDKRGELAPRDIVARAIDHEMKRLGADCVYLDISHKDPEFVREHFPTVYRKCLEYGIDITKEPIPVVPAAHYTCGGVMVDQHGRTDLDQLYAIGETTFTGLHGANRLASNSLLECVVYARSAALHIDATLSKVTAPKPALAWDASRVTDSDEDVVISHNWDELRRFMWDFVGIVRTRKRLLRAEHRVKLLQQEIREFYANYKITSDLIELRNLAVVSELIIRSALDRRESRGLHYSLDYPGLRELAMDTILVPENFANQRQFIDLSDTH; encoded by the coding sequence TTGACCATCAGCGAGAGCAATCACAAGAAGCAGTATGACGTACTGGTAATCGGCAGTGGCGCCGCAGGCCTCACTCTGGCACTGCACCTGGCAGCGCGCCACCGGGTAGCCCTGCTCTCCAAGCAACGCCTGCGCGACGGGTCAACCTGGTTTGCCCAGGGCGGCATTGCCGGTGTTCTGGACGAAACTGACTCCGTGGACGCGCATATAGCGGATACATTAGATGCAGGAGCCGGACTATGCCACCCGGATGCCGTGCGCTTTACCGTAGAAAGCAGTCGCGAGGCCGTTCACTGGCTGATCAACCAGGGCGTGGACTTCACCCGTGAGGATGACGGCGATTACCACCTCACCAAAGAGGGCGGGCACAGCCACCGCCGCATCATTCACAGCGCCGATGCCACCGGGCGCGCCGTGCACAGCACCCTGATTGAGCAGGTGCGCAACACCCCCAACATCGATTGCTTCGAACACCATATTGCCCTCGACCTGATCCGCCAGCCCGATGCCTCTACCGGCCGCTTCCGCTGTGCCGGCAGTTACGTTTACAACAAAAAAACCGAGGAAGTGGAAGTATTCCAGGGCCGCGCAGTGGTGCTCGCCACCGGTGGCGCCGCCAAAGCCTACCTCTATACCAGCAACCCCGATGGCGCCAGTGGCGATGGCATTGCCATGGCCTGGCGCGCCGGTTGCCGGGTGGCGAATATGGAGTTCAACCAATTCCACCCGACCTGCCTGTACCACCCCAAAGCCAAGTCCATGCTGATTACCGAAGCGCTAAGAGGCGAAGGTGCCCAGCTGAAACTGCCGAATGGCGAGCGGTTTATGCAGCGCTTCGACAAACGCGGTGAACTGGCGCCACGGGATATCGTCGCTCGCGCCATTGACCATGAGATGAAACGACTGGGCGCCGATTGCGTCTACCTGGACATTTCTCACAAAGATCCGGAGTTCGTGCGCGAGCACTTCCCGACGGTGTATCGAAAATGCCTTGAGTATGGCATCGACATCACCAAAGAGCCGATCCCGGTAGTCCCGGCGGCACACTATACCTGCGGCGGTGTCATGGTGGACCAGCACGGCCGCACCGACCTGGACCAGCTGTACGCCATCGGTGAAACCACCTTTACCGGCCTGCACGGCGCCAACCGCCTGGCCAGCAATTCTTTGCTGGAATGTGTGGTTTATGCACGCTCGGCCGCCCTGCATATCGACGCGACCCTGAGCAAGGTGACCGCGCCCAAACCCGCCCTGGCGTGGGACGCCTCGCGGGTAACCGACTCGGATGAAGACGTGGTGATCTCGCACAACTGGGACGAGTTGCGACGTTTTATGTGGGATTTCGTGGGTATTGTGCGCACGCGCAAACGCCTGTTGCGGGCTGAACACCGGGTGAAACTGCTGCAGCAGGAGATTCGCGAGTTTTACGCCAACTACAAGATCACCAGCGACCTGATCGAGCTGCGCAATCTCGCGGTTGTTTCCGAATTGATCATTCGCTCCGCACTGGATCGCCGGGAGAGTCGGGGGCTGCACTACTCCCTCGACTATCCGGGGCTGCGTGAGCTGGCGATGGATACCATCCTGGTGCCGGAAAACTTCGCCAACCAGCGCCAGTTTATCGACCTCTCAGATACCCACTGA
- a CDS encoding protein YgfX yields the protein MAIQSILLLSLSRLPWAIVVLAAPVILALTLCEWRRLAHSVGRLSTSERRWYWQEEGGARREFRFCGELTLWRWLIVINGRDVTGRRMRLVFCRDAADASDWRHLLVALRYSR from the coding sequence ATGGCGATCCAATCCATTCTGTTGTTGAGCCTGTCCCGCCTTCCCTGGGCTATTGTGGTGCTGGCGGCACCGGTAATCCTGGCACTTACGCTGTGTGAATGGCGGCGCCTTGCGCATTCGGTCGGGCGATTGTCCACCTCCGAGCGGCGTTGGTACTGGCAGGAGGAAGGTGGCGCAAGGCGGGAGTTCCGGTTCTGTGGAGAGCTGACACTCTGGCGCTGGCTGATTGTGATCAACGGGCGAGATGTTACCGGTAGGCGTATGCGCCTGGTATTTTGCCGGGACGCCGCCGACGCCAGTGACTGGCGCCATTTGCTGGTAGCCCTGCGCTACTCCCGCTAA
- a CDS encoding succinate dehydrogenase assembly factor 2, which translates to MDRNRLFWASRRGMLELDLVLLPFLENVYETLSEDDKQRYITLLDEQDQDLFAWFLRREDPEDPELKKIVQIIRDNTGLQD; encoded by the coding sequence ATGGATCGCAATCGCCTGTTTTGGGCCAGCCGTCGCGGCATGTTGGAGCTGGATCTGGTGCTGCTGCCGTTTCTGGAAAATGTTTACGAGACACTTTCCGAGGACGACAAGCAGCGGTATATCACTTTGCTGGATGAGCAGGACCAGGACCTGTTTGCCTGGTTCCTGCGCCGGGAAGACCCGGAAGATCCCGAGCTGAAAAAAATCGTGCAGATCATCCGTGACAACACCGGTTTGCAGGACTGA
- a CDS encoding YgfZ/GcvT domain-containing protein, with protein sequence MDQQQWQEFLSNQGARWKNGAAEFDTSIDSELALVDLTPMGAISVSGPDSQKFLQGQLTCDLVNLPDEHLTLGSHCNPKGRMISAFYALKLDQSEFVLLLPRDLVTIALTALKKYAVFFKAELTDISDDQHWLSLCGRDAAAVSSQLLNLSNTPASSVVPGQLRSFDHNGHRALAACVNDRNLVIQVPASQSADLWQKLSGSPAAPAGYTHWLQQLIEAGLPLLHKATSESFIPQMLNLHLLGGVSFKKGCYTGQEVVARMQYLGAAKRRMYRARIDGGEVPEPGAEVFTPAGGSSVGNVVMACESGNEVELLAVLTKSKVADGESLQLDDGRVLELQELPYDADADPLV encoded by the coding sequence ATGGATCAACAGCAGTGGCAGGAATTTCTCAGCAATCAGGGCGCCCGGTGGAAAAACGGCGCCGCAGAGTTTGATACCAGCATCGACTCCGAGCTGGCACTGGTCGACCTCACCCCCATGGGCGCGATTTCCGTTTCCGGCCCGGACAGCCAGAAATTCCTCCAGGGCCAGCTCACCTGCGACCTGGTCAACCTGCCCGACGAACACCTGACACTTGGCAGCCACTGCAATCCGAAAGGCCGCATGATCAGTGCCTTTTACGCCCTGAAACTCGATCAGAGCGAATTTGTACTGCTGCTGCCGCGGGACCTTGTGACCATTGCCCTGACCGCGCTCAAAAAGTACGCCGTATTCTTCAAAGCGGAACTCACCGATATCAGCGATGACCAGCACTGGCTCAGCCTTTGCGGCCGTGATGCGGCCGCGGTTTCCAGCCAGCTGCTGAACCTGTCCAACACGCCGGCTAGCAGCGTTGTCCCCGGCCAGCTTCGCAGCTTCGATCACAACGGTCACCGTGCGCTGGCCGCCTGCGTCAATGATCGCAACCTGGTGATTCAGGTTCCCGCCAGTCAGTCTGCCGACCTGTGGCAGAAACTGAGCGGAAGCCCCGCCGCGCCGGCCGGCTACACGCACTGGTTACAGCAATTGATCGAAGCCGGCCTGCCCCTGCTCCACAAGGCCACCAGCGAGAGTTTCATTCCGCAGATGCTCAACCTGCACCTGCTGGGAGGCGTCAGCTTCAAGAAGGGCTGCTATACCGGACAGGAAGTGGTCGCGCGCATGCAATATCTGGGCGCCGCCAAGCGCCGCATGTACCGCGCCCGTATCGACGGCGGCGAGGTGCCGGAGCCTGGAGCAGAAGTATTCACCCCCGCCGGCGGCTCCAGCGTGGGCAATGTGGTGATGGCGTGTGAGAGCGGGAATGAGGTCGAATTACTGGCAGTACTCACCAAGAGCAAAGTTGCCGATGGCGAGAGCCTGCAACTCGATGACGGGCGCGTTCTCGAGCTTCAGGAACTGCCCTACGATGCCGACGCAGACCCGCTGGTTTGA
- the ung gene encoding uracil-DNA glycosylase codes for MQASLPMKIHPSWYSVLEPEFNKRYMSELREFLQQEKQSGKNIFPPGGQIFNAFNSTPFDQVKVVVLGQDPYHGAGQAHGLCFSVMPGVRIPPSLKNIYKELYSDLGIAPPDHGCLQPWAEQGVLLLNATLTVEESKAGAHQGRGWEQFTDAAIHALAEQRQGLVFILWGSYAQKKGGFIDSRKHLVLRGPHPSPLSAHRGFFGTRPFSQANAYLQERGEAPINWALPPSGELRRVAVEV; via the coding sequence ATGCAAGCTTCCCTCCCGATGAAAATCCATCCCAGCTGGTATTCAGTGCTGGAGCCAGAATTCAATAAACGCTACATGTCGGAGTTGCGGGAGTTTCTGCAGCAGGAAAAGCAGTCCGGCAAGAATATATTCCCACCGGGTGGACAGATCTTTAACGCCTTTAATTCCACGCCTTTTGATCAGGTGAAAGTGGTGGTTCTGGGGCAGGATCCCTATCACGGGGCTGGTCAGGCCCACGGCCTGTGTTTTTCGGTAATGCCCGGGGTGCGCATCCCGCCCTCACTGAAGAATATCTATAAAGAACTGTATTCAGATCTGGGGATTGCGCCACCGGATCACGGTTGCCTGCAGCCCTGGGCGGAGCAGGGCGTGTTGCTGCTGAATGCCACTCTGACGGTAGAGGAAAGCAAGGCGGGAGCCCATCAGGGGCGTGGCTGGGAGCAGTTCACCGATGCCGCCATACACGCGCTGGCGGAACAGCGGCAGGGATTGGTGTTTATTCTGTGGGGAAGTTACGCGCAGAAGAAAGGCGGGTTTATCGATAGCCGCAAGCATCTTGTACTGCGGGGCCCGCACCCATCGCCGCTGTCTGCGCACCGGGGTTTTTTCGGAACGCGGCCGTTCTCTCAGGCGAATGCCTACCTGCAGGAACGTGGCGAAGCGCCGATCAACTGGGCCCTGCCACCTTCCGGCGAGCTGCGAAGGGTGGCCGTGGAAGTCTGA
- a CDS encoding uracil-DNA glycosylase family protein produces MSQSKLDLLLREVRACRLCEPHLPLGPKPVLSAARSARLLIVGQAPGTRVHETGIPWNDPSGDRLRDWLQVDRDIFYDASRIAIVPMGFCYPGRGKGGDLPPRPECAPTWHQRLLDHLPNIQLTLLIGQYAQRYYLPHWYGSITENVRHYADAIPSGYFPLPHPSPRNTLWIQRRPWFDEKVVPALRQQVHKVLQEPAHR; encoded by the coding sequence TTGAGTCAGAGCAAACTGGACCTGTTGCTGAGAGAAGTGCGGGCATGTCGATTGTGCGAACCGCACCTGCCCCTCGGCCCAAAGCCTGTGCTGAGTGCAGCGCGATCCGCGCGCTTGCTGATTGTTGGGCAGGCACCAGGCACCCGGGTGCATGAAACGGGCATACCCTGGAATGATCCGTCGGGCGACCGCCTGAGGGACTGGCTACAGGTTGACCGCGATATTTTTTACGATGCGTCCCGCATAGCCATTGTCCCGATGGGATTCTGTTATCCGGGGCGTGGCAAGGGCGGTGACCTGCCGCCACGGCCCGAGTGCGCCCCCACATGGCACCAGCGGCTGCTGGATCATTTGCCAAATATCCAGCTGACATTGCTGATTGGGCAGTATGCCCAGCGCTACTATCTCCCGCACTGGTATGGCAGCATTACTGAGAATGTGCGCCATTACGCCGACGCGATTCCCAGTGGATACTTTCCGTTGCCGCACCCGAGTCCCCGCAATACTTTGTGGATCCAGCGCCGTCCCTGGTTTGATGAGAAAGTGGTGCCGGCGCTGCGTCAGCAAGTCCACAAGGTTCTGCAGGAGCCGGCCCACAGGTGA
- a CDS encoding esterase-like activity of phytase family protein, which yields MLAASGLRAESAVPVFPAQLLHAWWIDGSEGLDLSGLSFCNGELLAVADKSSERIYRLSPEPGKDTVPLATKAEFTRPPLPHDQPVSIKARALHYASTPLSMDFEGITCDASDIFLLSERHNRIVKLDQAGRRGQWMPARWSESAREQGFLQLFNAESEGVVKVGEDFWVALERDPRGLLKLQPGDGVGQHYYRVPPVPGLDFRDRPEDLTALAFYDGSLFTLERNAFAVCRRAIATLAAEWCVQYRGIEEAPEYIYRKTHFGKGEGLAVNDQGIFVVLDNNSVTRVVAPEDSRGLLMQLAFPAYKAE from the coding sequence ATGCTCGCGGCCAGCGGGCTGCGCGCTGAATCTGCAGTGCCGGTATTCCCCGCACAGTTGTTGCATGCCTGGTGGATCGATGGCAGTGAAGGGCTGGATTTGTCGGGCCTCAGCTTCTGCAATGGCGAGCTGCTCGCCGTCGCTGACAAGTCCTCCGAGCGTATATACCGACTCTCCCCCGAGCCGGGAAAGGATACAGTGCCGCTTGCCACCAAAGCGGAGTTTACTCGCCCTCCGTTACCGCACGATCAGCCGGTTTCCATCAAGGCGCGCGCCCTCCACTATGCGAGTACACCCCTGAGCATGGATTTCGAGGGGATAACCTGTGATGCCTCGGATATTTTTTTACTGAGCGAACGGCACAACCGTATCGTGAAGCTGGACCAGGCTGGTCGCCGAGGCCAGTGGATGCCGGCACGCTGGTCCGAGTCCGCGCGGGAACAGGGATTTCTGCAGCTGTTCAATGCGGAGAGTGAAGGTGTGGTCAAGGTGGGTGAGGATTTCTGGGTGGCGCTGGAGCGGGATCCCCGTGGCTTGTTAAAGCTGCAGCCGGGTGATGGAGTAGGGCAGCACTACTATCGGGTGCCGCCGGTGCCCGGGCTCGATTTTCGCGATCGCCCTGAAGACCTTACCGCACTGGCGTTTTACGACGGATCCCTGTTTACCCTCGAGCGCAATGCTTTCGCGGTATGCCGGCGCGCGATTGCAACCCTGGCTGCCGAATGGTGTGTGCAGTATCGGGGGATCGAGGAGGCTCCAGAGTACATCTATAGAAAGACCCATTTCGGTAAAGGTGAGGGGCTTGCCGTAAATGATCAGGGTATTTTTGTAGTGCTCGACAACAATAGCGTCACCCGGGTGGTGGCCCCTGAAGACAGTCGCGGTCTTTTGATGCAGCTGGCGTTCCCCGCGTACAAGGCCGAATAG
- a CDS encoding YajQ family cyclic di-GMP-binding protein — translation MPSFDIVSEVDKHQLTNAVDQVNRTITNRFDFKGVDAEVEMSEFSLTLRAESDMQVTQMVDMLRAALIKCDIDPLAMDVGEEEQSGKQVKVAVTLKNGLDKELSKKIVKIIKEEKLKVQASIQGDQVRVTGKKRDDLQQVMAMLRGKELEQPLQFNNFRD, via the coding sequence ATGCCTTCTTTTGACATCGTTTCCGAGGTGGACAAGCATCAGCTTACCAATGCCGTGGATCAGGTGAACCGTACCATTACCAACCGCTTTGACTTCAAGGGCGTGGACGCCGAAGTGGAAATGTCTGAGTTCAGCCTGACCCTGCGCGCGGAATCGGATATGCAGGTAACTCAGATGGTGGATATGCTGCGCGCGGCACTGATCAAATGCGACATTGACCCACTGGCGATGGACGTGGGTGAGGAAGAACAATCCGGCAAGCAGGTCAAGGTTGCCGTCACCCTGAAAAATGGCCTCGACAAGGAGCTGTCCAAGAAGATTGTCAAAATCATCAAGGAAGAAAAGCTCAAGGTGCAGGCCTCGATCCAGGGCGACCAGGTCAGGGTCACTGGCAAGAAGCGCGATGACCTGCAGCAGGTTATGGCCATGTTGCGCGGCAAGGAGCTGGAGCAACCGCTGCAGTTTAATAATTTCCGCGATTAA
- a CDS encoding YaeQ family protein, with translation MALKATIFKARLQITDMDRDYYAEHLLTLARHPSETDERMMIRLLAFAHNASEQLEFTRGLSSDEEADLWQHSLSGEIETWIEVGVPAEDRIRKACGRAQRVLVYAYGQRAAPVWWEKMESACDRFENLQVFFLAAADCAQLAALAQRNMDLSVTIQDGHLWLADGDQNVEVLPQRWK, from the coding sequence ATGGCATTAAAAGCGACGATATTCAAGGCCAGGCTCCAGATCACAGACATGGATCGGGATTATTACGCGGAACACCTGCTGACTCTGGCGCGTCACCCATCGGAAACCGATGAGCGAATGATGATTCGCCTGCTGGCCTTCGCGCACAACGCCAGCGAACAGCTCGAGTTTACCCGGGGGCTGTCCAGTGATGAAGAAGCGGACCTCTGGCAGCACAGCCTCAGCGGTGAAATTGAAACCTGGATTGAGGTAGGCGTACCGGCAGAAGACCGTATTCGCAAAGCCTGCGGACGGGCTCAGCGGGTGCTGGTTTATGCCTACGGACAGCGCGCAGCGCCGGTATGGTGGGAAAAAATGGAATCCGCCTGTGACCGCTTCGAAAATTTACAGGTTTTTTTCCTGGCTGCCGCTGACTGTGCACAATTGGCTGCGCTCGCGCAGCGGAATATGGACCTCAGCGTGACTATCCAGGACGGCCACCTTTGGTTGGCAGACGGCGATCAGAATGTGGAAGTCCTGCCACAACGTTGGAAATAA
- a CDS encoding LemA family protein, with amino-acid sequence MNSALTGKPNFTQRRLWQVLLLSLLVFGLSGCGINNIPTYDENVKAAWAQVQNQYQRRADLIPNLVKTVKAYASHERETLEAVTEARAKVSSMQVDSGIINDPAKLQQFEAAQSQLSSALSRLMVVVERYPDLKANQNFLALQSQLEGTENRISVARRDYIAAVERYNREIRTFPGRIWHSVLYSDMPIRDTFEATSQDAEKAPEVDFQ; translated from the coding sequence ATGAATTCTGCACTCACAGGCAAACCGAATTTTACCCAACGCCGTCTCTGGCAAGTCCTGCTGCTATCGCTGCTGGTATTTGGACTGAGTGGCTGCGGGATCAACAATATCCCAACCTACGATGAAAATGTTAAGGCCGCCTGGGCCCAGGTACAGAACCAGTATCAGCGTCGTGCGGATCTGATTCCCAATCTGGTGAAGACCGTTAAAGCCTACGCTTCTCACGAGCGGGAAACCCTGGAAGCGGTCACCGAGGCACGCGCCAAGGTAAGCTCCATGCAGGTGGACTCGGGGATCATCAATGATCCGGCCAAGCTGCAGCAGTTCGAAGCAGCTCAATCACAGCTGAGCAGCGCGCTATCCCGCCTGATGGTGGTCGTTGAGCGCTACCCGGACCTCAAGGCCAACCAGAACTTTCTGGCGCTGCAGTCTCAACTGGAAGGCACCGAAAACCGCATCAGTGTGGCCCGCCGAGATTATATCGCCGCGGTAGAACGCTACAACCGTGAAATACGTACCTTCCCCGGACGTATCTGGCACAGTGTCCTCTACAGTGACATGCCCATTCGCGATACTTTCGAGGCCACCAGTCAGGATGCCGAGAAAGCGCCTGAAGTCGACTTTCAGTAA
- a CDS encoding TPM domain-containing protein — protein MTIRRIALLLLFCPALLWAGIAVAEVTFPSLSGRVVDNANLLSQTTRYQLTEILQRQEKETSNQIVVVTLPDLQGTTIEEYGYQLGRHWKIGQKGKDNGILLIVAPNERQVRIEVGYGLEGALTDALSANIIHTKILPQFKSGNFDGGVTAGVESIIAAVKNEYVPEPTESNKDRRLALLVGVFLLFVMLQIFGASVLGAPSGGSNYRRGRYGGYYGGGGFGGGYGGGGFGGGFGGGGGGFGGGGASGGW, from the coding sequence ATGACGATCCGACGGATCGCCCTACTCCTACTGTTCTGCCCGGCCCTGCTGTGGGCCGGGATCGCTGTAGCCGAGGTCACCTTCCCGTCCCTCAGCGGCCGCGTGGTGGACAACGCCAATCTGCTAAGCCAGACAACCCGCTACCAGCTCACCGAAATACTGCAACGGCAGGAAAAGGAAACCTCCAACCAGATCGTGGTGGTCACCCTCCCGGACCTGCAGGGAACTACTATCGAGGAGTACGGCTACCAGCTCGGTCGGCACTGGAAAATCGGCCAGAAAGGCAAGGACAATGGCATACTGCTGATTGTGGCCCCGAATGAGCGCCAGGTGCGGATCGAAGTGGGCTACGGGCTTGAGGGCGCACTCACAGATGCCCTCTCCGCCAATATCATTCACACCAAAATCCTGCCGCAATTTAAAAGCGGCAACTTTGACGGCGGGGTAACAGCCGGTGTCGAATCCATCATCGCCGCGGTCAAAAACGAGTACGTTCCCGAGCCCACCGAGTCCAACAAGGATCGGCGGCTGGCATTACTCGTCGGCGTTTTCCTGCTGTTTGTCATGCTGCAGATTTTCGGCGCCTCGGTACTCGGCGCCCCCAGCGGCGGTAGCAACTACCGCCGCGGGCGCTACGGTGGTTACTACGGCGGTGGCGGCTTCGGAGGAGGCTACGGCGGCGGTGGCTTTGGCGGTGGTTTCGGAGGCGGCGGGGGCGGTTTCGGTGGCGGCGGCGCCTCTGGTGGCTGGTAG
- a CDS encoding TPM domain-containing protein, whose product MAMLNADEKRKLTETIKDVESRTDAEVVTVLAGQSDNYLYISTLWAAFLALLIAPLMQFLPWWIEYQQAFTLQWILFIVLAVVFRWRPLTMKLVPKKVRFWRASNLARRQFLEHELHSTKHRLGLLIFVSQAEHYVEILADRGLAEHITNERWQEIVENFIREVKKGKTGEAFVHCVEKCGELLEEAAPATTIKNELPNHLVLL is encoded by the coding sequence ATGGCAATGCTGAATGCAGACGAAAAACGAAAGCTCACCGAAACCATCAAGGATGTGGAGTCCCGCACCGACGCCGAAGTAGTCACTGTGCTCGCGGGCCAATCCGACAACTATCTGTATATATCCACCCTGTGGGCAGCCTTCCTGGCGCTGCTGATCGCACCGTTAATGCAATTTCTACCCTGGTGGATTGAATACCAGCAGGCGTTCACGCTGCAGTGGATTCTGTTTATTGTGCTGGCCGTGGTGTTCCGCTGGCGCCCACTGACCATGAAACTGGTACCCAAAAAAGTGCGATTCTGGCGCGCCTCTAACCTGGCCCGGCGACAGTTCCTTGAACATGAGCTGCACAGTACCAAGCATCGCCTGGGACTGCTGATTTTTGTCTCCCAGGCGGAACACTATGTGGAGATTCTCGCAGACCGCGGCCTGGCGGAACATATTACTAACGAACGCTGGCAGGAAATCGTGGAAAACTTTATCCGCGAGGTGAAAAAAGGGAAAACCGGTGAAGCTTTCGTACATTGTGTAGAAAAATGTGGCGAACTACTCGAAGAGGCGGCGCCCGCCACCACCATCAAGAATGAACTTCCCAACCATCTGGTGCTTCTATAA